Part of the Pedobacter roseus genome is shown below.
AAGCATCTTCAAAAACTTCTCTAAATCCAGCGAAGTCGGTTTTGATGCCGGTAACTTCCGGAGAGATTGCATTTCCGCCCATATCCAATACATATTTGAATAACTTTAACTGGTGTACTCTTTCTTCTTCAGATTGCTTTAAAAAATAATCTGCTGAAAAGTCGAATCCATTTTGGTCACACCAGGATGACATTGCTAAATATAGTGATGAAGAGTGAGCTTCTTTTTTAATTTGCTGATTTAATAATGTTTCGATATCCTGAGATATTAAACATTTGAT
Proteins encoded:
- a CDS encoding ferritin, with amino-acid sequence MKDLMRIKCLISQDIETLLNQQIKKEAHSSSLYLAMSSWCDQNGFDFSADYFLKQSEEERVHQLKLFKYVLDMGGNAISPEVTGIKTDFAGFREVFEDALEAEIAITQSFKNLAAKCHKEQDFVTMEFLNWFLKEQREEEYKARRALELFEVIGEEGTGRWEIDKHVNKITYSEA